A single region of the Microlunatus panaciterrae genome encodes:
- the kdpC gene encoding K(+)-transporting ATPase subunit C gives MLMNLLRQSLAGLRVLAAFTLLLGLAYPLLITGVAQLGFPSQANGSLVSYRGAVVGSSFIGQRFTGDRWFLPRPSAAGSGYDPTASSGSNLGPNSLRLTTLVRARRVEIARREGVSPDKVPADAVTASGSGLDPAISPAYAQLQAARVARARRLPPAEVERLVAAHTQRRMLGILGEPAVNVLELNLALERLS, from the coding sequence ATGCTCATGAATCTGCTCCGTCAGTCACTCGCCGGACTGCGAGTGCTGGCCGCCTTCACCCTGCTCCTTGGTCTGGCCTACCCCCTGTTGATCACCGGAGTCGCCCAGCTCGGCTTTCCCAGCCAGGCCAACGGCAGCCTCGTGTCGTACCGGGGCGCAGTAGTGGGCTCCAGCTTCATCGGTCAGCGGTTCACCGGTGACCGATGGTTCCTGCCACGGCCGTCCGCCGCAGGCAGCGGCTACGACCCGACCGCCAGCTCGGGGTCGAATCTCGGCCCCAACAGCCTGCGGCTCACCACTCTAGTGAGGGCCCGTCGGGTCGAGATCGCGCGACGGGAGGGTGTCAGTCCCGACAAGGTCCCAGCTGACGCGGTCACGGCCTCCGGCAGTGGCCTCGACCCGGCGATCTCTCCCGCGTACGCGCAACTCCAGGCGGCCCGGGTGGCGCGTGCGCGGAGGTTGCCGCCTGCTGAGGTGGAGCGGTTGGTCGCGGCGCACACCCAGAGACGCATGCTTGGCATCCTGGGCGAACCAGCCGTGAACGTACTGGAGTTG
- the kdpB gene encoding potassium-transporting ATPase subunit KdpB translates to MTGPDRARSAGVSFNPSQLVRNLPQALLKLDPRVMIKNPVMFVVEVGAIVSTGLATVHSSLFAWLIVGWLWFTVIFANLAEAVAEGRGRAQAASLRATKRDTPARLLSEDRRESLVSSVSLAIGDLVVVEAGQVIPGDGDVVEGIATVDESAITGESAPVIRESGGDRCAVTGGTTVLSDRIIVRITAKPGESFVDRMIAMVEGASRQKTPNEIALNILLVSLTMIFLLAVSTLQPLSIYSGEPQPVVVLVALLVCLIPTTIGALLSAIGIAGMDRLVQRNVLAMSGRAVEAAGDVNVLLLDKTGTITLGNRQAVELIPVGGREDQLADAAQLASLADATPEGRSVVVLSKTRYGLRERHEGELPGAEFINFTAQTRMSGIDLADGRKVRKGAAAAVLAWVAAEGGTSGSEAEAGHVDPADTAADASELEPSIDSIVHRVAAAGGTPLVVGEVSCGRARVLGVIHLADVVKDGIRARFGELRAMGIRTVMVTGDNPVTAKAIAAEAGVDDFLAEAKPEDKMELIRREQSGGRLVAMTGDGTNDAPALAQADVGVAMNTGTSAAKEAGNMIDLDSDPTKLIEIVEIGKQLLITRGALTTFSIANDVAKYFAIIPAMFVTMFPGLEALNIMQLATPRSAILSAVIFNALIIIGLIPLALRGVHYRPMSASRMLRRNVLVYGIGGLVAPFVSIKLLDLLLSLIPGVG, encoded by the coding sequence ATGACGGGACCGGACAGGGCTCGGTCTGCGGGCGTCTCGTTCAACCCGAGCCAGCTCGTGCGCAACCTGCCGCAGGCGCTGCTGAAACTCGACCCTCGCGTGATGATCAAGAACCCAGTGATGTTCGTCGTGGAGGTCGGCGCCATAGTCAGCACCGGTCTGGCGACGGTGCACTCGAGTCTGTTCGCCTGGCTGATCGTTGGTTGGCTCTGGTTCACCGTCATCTTCGCCAACCTCGCCGAGGCGGTGGCCGAGGGTCGCGGGCGCGCACAGGCGGCATCGTTGCGGGCCACCAAGCGGGATACCCCAGCGCGGCTGCTCTCGGAGGACCGTCGGGAGTCGCTGGTCAGCTCGGTGTCGCTCGCCATCGGCGACCTGGTGGTTGTCGAGGCCGGACAGGTGATTCCCGGCGACGGGGACGTCGTCGAAGGCATTGCCACAGTAGACGAGTCGGCCATCACCGGTGAGTCCGCTCCAGTGATCCGTGAGTCGGGTGGCGACCGATGCGCGGTCACCGGGGGGACCACGGTGCTGTCCGACCGGATCATCGTCCGCATCACCGCGAAACCCGGCGAGAGCTTCGTGGACCGGATGATCGCCATGGTGGAGGGTGCATCACGGCAGAAGACGCCGAACGAGATCGCGCTGAACATCCTGCTGGTCAGTCTGACCATGATCTTCCTGCTCGCGGTCAGCACATTGCAGCCGCTGTCGATCTACTCCGGGGAGCCGCAGCCGGTGGTGGTGCTGGTGGCGCTGCTCGTGTGTCTGATCCCGACCACGATAGGGGCGTTGCTCTCCGCCATCGGGATCGCCGGCATGGACCGGCTCGTTCAGCGCAACGTGCTGGCGATGTCGGGTCGCGCCGTCGAGGCGGCGGGAGACGTCAACGTCCTGCTGCTCGACAAGACGGGCACGATCACCCTGGGGAACCGGCAGGCGGTGGAACTCATCCCGGTCGGTGGACGCGAGGACCAGCTGGCCGACGCGGCCCAACTCGCCAGCCTCGCCGATGCGACGCCGGAGGGACGGTCGGTGGTGGTGTTGAGCAAGACCCGTTATGGACTGCGGGAACGGCACGAGGGAGAGCTGCCGGGGGCCGAGTTCATCAACTTCACCGCCCAAACCAGGATGAGCGGTATCGACCTCGCAGATGGCCGGAAGGTCCGCAAGGGGGCCGCTGCGGCCGTGCTGGCGTGGGTGGCGGCGGAAGGCGGAACATCCGGATCGGAGGCAGAGGCCGGGCATGTTGACCCGGCCGACACCGCTGCCGACGCCTCAGAACTCGAGCCGAGCATCGATTCGATCGTCCACCGGGTCGCTGCGGCGGGAGGGACGCCCCTCGTCGTCGGCGAGGTCAGTTGCGGCAGGGCACGGGTGTTGGGTGTCATCCACCTGGCCGACGTCGTCAAGGACGGCATCAGGGCCCGCTTCGGCGAACTGCGGGCCATGGGCATCCGGACTGTCATGGTGACCGGTGACAATCCCGTCACCGCCAAGGCGATCGCCGCCGAGGCCGGCGTCGACGACTTTCTGGCGGAGGCCAAGCCAGAGGACAAGATGGAACTGATCCGTAGGGAACAGTCGGGTGGGCGGTTGGTGGCGATGACCGGGGACGGCACCAACGACGCGCCGGCTCTGGCTCAGGCTGATGTCGGAGTGGCCATGAACACCGGCACCTCGGCCGCCAAGGAGGCCGGCAACATGATCGATCTGGACTCCGACCCGACCAAGCTGATCGAGATCGTCGAGATCGGCAAGCAACTCCTGATCACGCGAGGTGCGCTGACCACCTTCTCGATCGCCAACGACGTGGCGAAGTACTTTGCCATCATTCCGGCCATGTTCGTCACCATGTTCCCCGGGCTCGAGGCGCTGAACATCATGCAGCTGGCAACTCCGCGCTCGGCGATCCTCTCGGCGGTGATCTTCAACGCCTTGATCATCATCGGCCTCATCCCGTTGGCCCTGCGCGGAGTGCACTATCGGCCGATGTCGGCCTCCAGGATGCTGAGACGCAATGTGCTGGTCTACGGGATCGGTGGGCTGGTCGCGCCCTTCGTCTCGATCAAGCTGCTGGATCTCCTGCTCTCGCTGATTCCCGGCGTCGGCTGA
- the kdpA gene encoding potassium-transporting ATPase subunit KdpA, with protein sequence MTATVAGVLQIALLVLLLGVAYVPLGDYMARVFTSERHLAAERVLYRVVRVDPDADQRWYNYLLSLLGFSAASVVCLYGLLRLQRFLPLSLGHRGLEPTLAWNTAVSFVTNTNWQSYSGEASLGYLAQMAGLTVQNFASAAVGLCAAMALIRGLASEGGGVGNFWTDLTRGIVRILLPLAVIFGLALAAGGVIQNLAGVREITTLTGGTQQLPAGPVASQEVIKQLGTNGGGFFNANSSHPFENPNAVTNLLAIFLELLIPVCLTRTFGRMVGRMRQGYAALGFVSVLWLGSLIALWAMEASHRGTALQLAGAAMEGKETRFGIPSSVLFATSTTATSSGAVDSMHSSFTGLGGAVLMLNMMLGEVSPGGVGSGLFGLVVLAILTVFLAGLMVGRTPEFLGKRVRRAEITYVALYCLAMPAVLLVGVAVAAVTPMGRDSRLNPGPHGLSEMLYAFTSAANNNGSAFAGLGADTPFYNVGLGIVMLIGRFGLIALVLALAGSLAQQQRRAENAGTLPTQTPLFVGLHVGTALIVTALTFFPALALGPIAEGLS encoded by the coding sequence ATGACTGCGACTGTGGCCGGGGTTCTGCAGATCGCGCTCCTGGTGCTGCTGCTCGGAGTGGCCTACGTACCGCTCGGTGACTACATGGCTCGAGTGTTCACCTCCGAACGGCACCTCGCCGCAGAGCGTGTCCTCTATCGAGTGGTGCGCGTCGACCCGGATGCGGACCAGCGCTGGTACAACTACCTGCTGTCCCTGCTGGGGTTCTCCGCAGCGTCGGTGGTGTGCCTGTATGGCCTGTTAAGACTGCAGCGGTTTCTCCCGCTCTCGCTCGGCCACCGGGGACTGGAACCGACCCTGGCGTGGAACACCGCGGTGTCATTCGTGACCAACACCAATTGGCAGTCCTACTCGGGTGAGGCCTCGTTGGGATACCTGGCTCAGATGGCAGGGCTGACGGTGCAGAACTTCGCGTCTGCAGCGGTCGGACTGTGTGCCGCGATGGCGCTCATTCGCGGGCTGGCGAGTGAGGGTGGCGGCGTTGGCAACTTCTGGACCGACCTGACCCGCGGCATCGTACGGATCCTGCTGCCGCTCGCGGTGATCTTCGGCCTGGCGCTGGCGGCTGGCGGCGTCATCCAGAACCTCGCAGGTGTCCGCGAGATCACCACCCTGACCGGCGGAACACAGCAGCTTCCCGCCGGGCCCGTCGCCTCCCAGGAGGTCATCAAGCAGCTCGGCACCAACGGGGGAGGATTCTTCAACGCCAACTCCAGTCACCCGTTCGAGAACCCGAACGCGGTCACCAATCTGCTGGCGATCTTCCTGGAGCTGCTGATCCCGGTGTGCCTGACCCGGACCTTTGGACGCATGGTCGGACGGATGCGTCAGGGGTATGCAGCGTTGGGCTTCGTTTCGGTGCTCTGGTTGGGTTCGCTGATCGCGCTCTGGGCCATGGAGGCGAGCCACCGGGGGACAGCGCTGCAGCTGGCCGGTGCGGCCATGGAGGGCAAGGAAACCCGGTTCGGCATCCCGTCGTCAGTACTTTTCGCGACCAGCACCACAGCCACGTCGAGCGGCGCCGTCGACAGCATGCACTCCAGCTTCACCGGGCTCGGTGGTGCGGTGCTGATGCTGAACATGATGCTCGGGGAGGTGTCGCCCGGCGGGGTCGGCTCGGGCCTTTTCGGGCTGGTCGTGCTCGCCATCCTGACCGTGTTCCTCGCAGGTCTGATGGTGGGGCGAACGCCTGAGTTCCTGGGCAAACGGGTCCGCCGGGCGGAGATCACCTACGTCGCCTTGTACTGCCTCGCCATGCCCGCTGTGCTGCTGGTCGGGGTCGCTGTGGCGGCGGTGACACCCATGGGGCGGGATTCCAGGCTCAATCCGGGGCCCCATGGTCTGTCCGAGATGCTCTACGCCTTCACCTCTGCGGCGAACAACAACGGGTCCGCGTTCGCCGGTCTGGGTGCCGACACACCGTTCTACAACGTCGGCCTCGGGATCGTCATGCTGATCGGCCGGTTCGGGCTGATCGCTCTGGTGCTGGCCCTGGCCGGCTCGCTTGCGCAGCAGCAACGGCGAGCCGAGAATGCCGGGACGCTGCCGACCCAGACGCCGTTGTTCGTCGGCCTGCACGTCGGCACGGCCCTGATCGTGACCGCACTCACTTTCTTCCCAGCCCTGGCGTTGGGGCCGATAGCCGAGGGGCTGTCATGA
- the kdpF gene encoding K(+)-transporting ATPase subunit F: MSIENLVGLIIAGALLVYLTVALIKPDRF, translated from the coding sequence GTGAGCATCGAGAACCTGGTCGGCTTGATCATCGCTGGCGCCCTGCTGGTCTACCTGACCGTCGCCCTGATCAAACCGGACAGATTCTGA
- a CDS encoding DUF4118 domain-containing protein: protein MEQVIARHRSAVMVLAVAVPALACALLSLLREWVENTNAALGLVLLVVAAASTGLRSAGIVAALSGAVSFDYFLTAPYHRLTITNRDDIETTLLLLAVGLAVTELALWGRRQQHSASREQGYLSGMLDTSATVAAGTTPPKDVINHISAELVELLDLDRCRISTESDSSLPSLRPDGTLVGASGEIAVERDGLPTDTEIALPVRSGGVVVGSFLLTAASHVARPGQEQRRVAAALADLAGPSLETGSPSAAE, encoded by the coding sequence ATGGAACAGGTCATCGCCCGGCACCGGTCGGCTGTCATGGTGCTCGCCGTCGCAGTGCCCGCCCTCGCCTGCGCGCTCCTGTCCCTGCTGCGGGAGTGGGTGGAGAACACCAATGCCGCCCTCGGGTTGGTGCTGCTGGTGGTCGCCGCCGCATCCACCGGGCTGCGCTCCGCCGGGATTGTGGCGGCGCTGTCTGGCGCAGTGTCGTTCGACTATTTCCTGACGGCGCCCTACCACCGGCTGACCATCACCAACCGGGACGACATCGAAACCACACTGCTGCTGCTCGCAGTGGGCCTCGCCGTGACCGAGCTGGCCCTGTGGGGTCGACGACAGCAACATTCGGCCAGTCGGGAGCAGGGCTACCTGTCGGGGATGCTCGACACCTCCGCGACGGTTGCTGCCGGGACAACGCCGCCGAAGGACGTCATCAACCACATCTCGGCCGAACTGGTCGAGCTGCTCGACCTCGATCGCTGCCGAATCTCGACCGAGTCCGACTCGTCGCTGCCGTCGCTGCGACCTGACGGCACCCTCGTCGGGGCGTCAGGAGAAATCGCTGTCGAGCGCGACGGGCTGCCGACCGACACCGAGATCGCCCTACCGGTACGCAGCGGTGGGGTGGTGGTCGGCAGCTTCCTGCTCACCGCCGCCAGCCACGTGGCCCGCCCCGGGCAGGAGCAGCGCCGCGTGGCGGCCGCACTGGCCGATCTGGCGGGACCGTCACTCGAGACGGGGTCGCCGTCAGCGGCGGAGTGA
- a CDS encoding carbohydrate kinase family protein → MAESLRIFVAGPAAWNLLVFLDHLPEPVPQMMAARHSYPTLGGTSAGKALNLRHLGAEVTLRTVLGADAPSGLIRSALESAGVSLIIEEDADGRAEQHLNLMDSAGQRLSIYLHGSQLGPDGPRHDSASVAAMQAADAVIIDLADASRPLLRTARELGLPIWCDLHDYDGVNPFHAEFADAADYLFLSADRMPEPEVFMQQRINAGARLVVCTHGADGATALDGDGGWHQVEAEPISALVDSNGAGDAFLAGFLVSYLRSGLVGDALRSGARQGAATVQSPALAPLPI, encoded by the coding sequence ATGGCTGAGTCCCTCAGGATCTTCGTCGCCGGGCCGGCGGCATGGAACCTGTTGGTGTTCCTTGATCATCTGCCGGAACCGGTGCCGCAGATGATGGCCGCCAGGCACAGCTATCCGACCCTCGGCGGCACCTCCGCCGGCAAGGCCTTGAACCTGCGGCACCTGGGGGCCGAGGTGACTCTGCGTACGGTGCTGGGCGCGGACGCACCCTCTGGGCTGATCCGGTCAGCCCTGGAGTCGGCAGGTGTGTCCTTGATCATCGAGGAGGATGCCGACGGGCGGGCCGAGCAGCACCTCAACCTGATGGACAGTGCCGGGCAGCGGCTGTCGATCTATCTGCACGGGTCACAACTGGGCCCTGACGGCCCGCGCCATGACAGTGCCAGTGTGGCGGCGATGCAGGCGGCAGACGCGGTGATCATCGACCTTGCCGACGCATCCCGCCCGCTGCTGCGAACGGCGAGGGAGCTGGGCCTGCCGATCTGGTGCGACCTGCACGACTATGACGGTGTGAACCCGTTCCATGCCGAGTTCGCGGACGCCGCCGACTACCTGTTCCTGAGCGCAGACCGGATGCCGGAGCCGGAGGTGTTCATGCAGCAGCGGATTAACGCCGGCGCGCGACTGGTGGTCTGCACTCATGGAGCCGACGGGGCGACTGCGCTGGATGGAGACGGCGGTTGGCACCAGGTTGAGGCCGAACCGATCTCCGCTCTGGTGGACAGCAACGGCGCCGGGGACGCCTTCCTGGCGGGCTTCCTGGTCAGCTATCTCCGCTCGGGACTGGTGGGCGACGCGCTGCGTTCCGGGGCGCGACAGGGGGCGGCAACAGTGCAGAGTCCTGCGCTGGCACCGCTCCCAATCTGA
- a CDS encoding glycoside hydrolase family 125 protein translates to MVVGIDPGNLQRVVARLRRLLDDDPVVDLFERSMAENLGRVAERLPDGTTFILTGDIPAMWLRDPAAQIRPYLILCGDDPQLQDVLIGILHRQLEFLVLDPYANAFKRTTGPGNHDDDVTELLPEVWERKYEIDSLCYPLELAHRLWRITGRQEVIDDRFRPAAEAILELWTRELDHDHRSSYTFQRLHGPASDTLTRAGRAEPIGWTGLSWSAFRPSDDACRYNYNIPGNMFASVALGYLAQIAEQVLGDEGLAARAVALRDTIEAGIARFGVTEHPTRGRVFVYETDGLGNFVLMDDANMPSLLSAPLTGFVDVEDPVYLATRSLLLSTENPTYFSGTAASGIGSPHTPGPNVWPIGLAVEGLTSPDPREKRRILQVLSDTTAGTGQMHESFNVDDPTEFTRPWFSWANAMMCELVLDVGGLTLASAMRP, encoded by the coding sequence ATGGTGGTAGGTATCGATCCTGGCAATCTTCAACGCGTTGTTGCGCGGCTGCGGCGGCTGCTGGACGACGACCCGGTGGTCGACCTGTTCGAGCGGTCCATGGCCGAGAACCTCGGCCGGGTCGCCGAACGCCTGCCTGACGGGACGACGTTCATCCTGACCGGCGACATTCCAGCGATGTGGCTGCGGGATCCGGCGGCGCAGATCCGGCCGTACCTGATCTTGTGTGGCGATGATCCGCAGCTGCAGGATGTGCTGATCGGCATTCTGCACCGACAGCTCGAGTTCCTGGTGCTGGACCCTTACGCCAATGCCTTCAAGCGCACAACGGGGCCGGGGAACCATGACGACGACGTGACCGAGCTGCTTCCCGAGGTGTGGGAACGCAAGTACGAGATCGACTCGCTGTGCTATCCCCTTGAGCTGGCCCACCGGCTCTGGCGCATCACCGGCCGCCAGGAGGTGATCGATGATCGTTTCCGACCCGCGGCCGAGGCGATCCTGGAGCTCTGGACGCGAGAGCTCGATCATGATCACCGCTCCTCGTACACCTTCCAGCGGCTGCACGGTCCGGCCAGTGACACGCTGACGAGGGCGGGGCGCGCGGAGCCGATCGGCTGGACCGGGCTGTCCTGGAGCGCCTTCCGACCAAGCGACGACGCCTGTCGCTACAACTACAACATTCCGGGCAACATGTTCGCCTCGGTTGCCCTCGGCTACCTGGCCCAGATCGCCGAGCAGGTGCTGGGTGATGAGGGGCTGGCCGCCCGAGCGGTCGCCCTGCGCGACACGATCGAGGCAGGCATCGCCCGGTTCGGCGTCACTGAGCACCCGACCCGCGGCCGCGTCTTCGTCTACGAGACAGACGGACTGGGCAACTTCGTGCTGATGGATGACGCCAACATGCCGAGCCTGCTGTCGGCGCCGCTGACCGGCTTCGTCGATGTCGAGGACCCCGTCTACCTGGCCACCCGGTCACTGCTGCTGAGCACGGAGAACCCGACCTACTTCAGCGGTACGGCGGCGAGCGGGATCGGCAGCCCGCACACTCCCGGTCCCAACGTCTGGCCAATCGGCCTCGCCGTGGAGGGGCTGACGTCCCCGGACCCACGGGAGAAGCGCCGCATCCTGCAGGTGCTGAGCGACACCACGGCCGGCACCGGCCAGATGCACGAGTCCTTCAACGTCGACGATCCGACCGAGTTCACCCGGCCCTGGTTCTCCTGGGCGAACGCCATGATGTGCGAGCTGGTCCTCGACGTCGGCGGACTCACCCTGGCTTCCGCGATGCGCCCCTGA
- a CDS encoding ROK family transcriptional regulator gives MRDLTDGGISPRGANQVSVGDFNQTVILDAIRRSRSGISRVELAEMTGLSAQSISNIARQLLRAGLVREGSRAPVARGKPRTLLELEPTGQYAVGVHLDPAVITYVILDLTGRTVARSRRVTPARINPSVIIRRMATEIERLVTKAGIERNRIVGVGIAAPGPVDIIQGIVIDPPNLEGWHRVPLREALRETTGLPVLLDKDVTAAAAAEKWSGGESRSGNFVFFYLGTGIGAGLVINNDLVRGSSHNVGEIGHVIVDPEGPRCFCGRRGCVGETSQPRYLVQLGVAAGLLDPTIDLDDRQRVEHAFTELARMALADDGEARKIMLALVDRIAKVVEDIANLLDLDRVVFGGPHWAPLEPFFDPQRRQDLDDRFIARGIHSLSVSGTDLGEDVGAVGAASLVLDHTFSVNPSALLLGARAG, from the coding sequence ATGAGAGATCTGACCGACGGGGGAATCTCGCCACGGGGCGCCAACCAGGTGAGTGTCGGTGACTTCAACCAGACCGTCATCCTGGACGCCATCCGCCGCAGTCGCAGCGGAATCAGCCGGGTCGAGCTGGCCGAGATGACGGGGCTGTCCGCCCAGTCGATCAGCAACATCGCCCGCCAGCTGCTCAGAGCTGGCCTGGTGCGCGAAGGCAGCCGGGCACCCGTCGCCCGTGGCAAACCCCGAACCCTGCTCGAGCTCGAGCCGACCGGGCAGTACGCAGTCGGCGTCCACCTCGATCCTGCGGTGATCACCTATGTGATCTTGGATCTGACCGGCAGGACGGTGGCGCGCAGTCGCCGCGTCACACCGGCCAGGATCAACCCCTCAGTCATCATCCGCCGAATGGCCACCGAGATTGAACGGCTGGTGACCAAGGCCGGGATCGAACGCAACCGCATCGTCGGTGTCGGCATCGCCGCACCGGGGCCGGTCGACATCATCCAGGGCATCGTCATCGATCCACCCAACCTGGAGGGCTGGCACCGGGTGCCGCTGCGGGAGGCGCTGCGCGAGACCACTGGGTTGCCGGTGCTGCTGGACAAGGACGTGACGGCCGCAGCGGCAGCAGAGAAGTGGTCGGGTGGTGAGAGCCGCAGTGGCAACTTCGTCTTCTTCTACCTCGGTACCGGCATCGGGGCAGGTCTGGTGATCAACAACGACCTGGTGCGAGGTTCATCCCACAACGTCGGTGAGATCGGGCACGTGATCGTCGACCCTGAAGGTCCGAGGTGTTTCTGCGGTCGGCGCGGCTGCGTCGGAGAGACCAGCCAGCCGCGCTACCTGGTGCAGCTCGGGGTGGCGGCTGGGCTGCTGGACCCGACGATCGATCTTGACGATCGACAGCGGGTGGAGCACGCCTTCACCGAACTGGCGCGGATGGCGCTGGCGGACGATGGCGAGGCAAGAAAGATCATGCTGGCTCTGGTCGATCGGATCGCCAAGGTAGTGGAGGACATCGCCAACCTGTTGGACCTCGACCGCGTCGTCTTCGGAGGGCCCCACTGGGCGCCGCTCGAGCCCTTCTTCGATCCGCAGAGACGCCAGGACCTGGACGACCGCTTCATAGCCCGAGGCATCCATTCCCTGAGCGTGTCGGGCACCGACCTGGGAGAGGATGTGGGGGCGGTTGGAGCGGCGAGTCTGGTGCTGGACCACACCTTCTCGGTCAATCCCTCGGCACTGTTGCTCGGAGCGCGGGCAGGCTGA
- a CDS encoding fatty acid desaturase family protein: protein MTTTVHVAQPAPTRGSASTRAKSEFGPLRDRIVADGLLERRIDHYLWRGTLILLGLAAVAAGIVLLSGSWWVLLLAPVAAIVSAQVSFLGHDAGHQQISESRKTNRVIGVIAANVLAGISYGWWQDKHLRHHANPNQEGLDPDVGESIIAWSEEQAAKKTGFARWFARHQAAFFFPLLTFEGWNLSVAGFRALKARPAKARTLEVGLLVLHFAVYFGFLFILLPPPVAILFILIHRGLYGLNLGSAFAPNHKGMPMPPAGSRLDHLHKQVLTSRDVLGGPVVDFMLGGLNYQIEHHLFPSMPRPHLKLAQPIIRDYCATIDLPYRACGVIESYGECLRHLHKAGH, encoded by the coding sequence ATGACCACCACAGTCCACGTCGCCCAGCCGGCGCCCACGCGCGGTTCCGCCAGTACCCGCGCCAAGAGTGAGTTCGGGCCGCTCCGCGATCGCATCGTGGCCGACGGCCTGCTCGAACGCCGCATCGACCACTATCTGTGGCGTGGCACCCTGATATTGCTCGGCCTGGCCGCCGTTGCCGCGGGAATTGTGCTGCTCTCCGGCTCCTGGTGGGTGCTGCTGCTCGCCCCGGTCGCCGCCATCGTGTCGGCCCAGGTCAGCTTCCTCGGGCATGATGCCGGTCACCAGCAGATCTCCGAGTCGCGCAAGACCAACCGCGTCATCGGTGTCATCGCCGCCAACGTGCTGGCGGGCATCTCCTACGGCTGGTGGCAGGACAAGCACCTCCGCCACCACGCCAACCCCAACCAGGAAGGCCTGGACCCCGACGTCGGCGAGAGCATCATCGCCTGGAGCGAAGAGCAGGCCGCCAAGAAGACCGGGTTTGCGCGCTGGTTCGCCAGGCACCAGGCAGCCTTCTTCTTCCCGCTGCTCACCTTCGAGGGCTGGAACCTCTCCGTCGCCGGATTCCGGGCGTTGAAGGCGCGGCCCGCCAAGGCGCGCACACTCGAGGTGGGCCTGCTGGTCCTGCACTTCGCGGTCTACTTCGGCTTCCTCTTCATCCTTCTCCCGCCGCCGGTCGCCATCCTCTTCATCCTGATCCACCGCGGCCTCTACGGCCTCAACCTCGGCTCGGCCTTCGCCCCCAACCACAAGGGGATGCCGATGCCGCCGGCGGGCTCGCGGCTCGACCACCTGCACAAGCAGGTGTTGACCTCCCGCGACGTGCTGGGTGGGCCGGTGGTCGACTTCATGCTCGGTGGCCTGAACTATCAGATCGAGCACCACCTCTTCCCGAGCATGCCGCGTCCGCACCTCAAGCTGGCGCAGCCGATCATCCGGGACTACTGCGCCACCATCGACCTGCCGTACCGCGCTTGCGGTGTGATCGAGTCGTACGGCGAGTGCCTGAGACATCTGCACAAGGCCGGCCACTAG
- a CDS encoding fused MFS/spermidine synthase: MTDGDLELRPGVRLIADRSYPAAYTLQMAGTDQSYVDLDDPTRLEFDYVQRIADALDAHAPAGQRLRVVHVGGAGLTLPRYLAASRPQSAQIVLEPDAELTEFVREHLPLPRRSGIKVRPVDGRAGIAEMRDDFADVVVVDAFTGAQVPSELSTTTFFADVHRVLAADGTVMVNVTDRAPFGYLRRCVAGVREHFTDTLISAEPATLKGRRFGNVLILGSKGRLASDLLVRKAASSAFPYRIVRGEHLDQLVGSAAPFTETDSSPSPEPPSGLGFFG; the protein is encoded by the coding sequence ATGACCGACGGCGACCTCGAGCTGCGTCCCGGGGTGCGGTTGATCGCGGACCGCAGCTATCCGGCGGCCTACACGCTGCAGATGGCTGGGACGGACCAGTCCTATGTGGACCTGGACGATCCCACCCGCCTGGAGTTCGACTACGTCCAGCGGATCGCCGATGCCCTCGATGCGCATGCCCCGGCTGGGCAGCGGCTGCGGGTGGTGCACGTCGGCGGTGCCGGGCTCACGCTGCCCCGCTACCTGGCGGCCAGCCGGCCGCAGTCGGCGCAGATCGTGCTTGAGCCGGACGCGGAGCTCACCGAGTTCGTCCGGGAGCATCTGCCGCTCCCGCGACGGAGCGGGATCAAGGTGCGGCCGGTTGACGGGCGGGCCGGGATCGCCGAGATGCGTGACGACTTCGCCGACGTCGTCGTCGTGGACGCGTTCACCGGAGCGCAGGTCCCGTCGGAACTCTCCACCACCACCTTCTTCGCCGACGTCCACCGGGTGCTAGCCGCCGATGGCACCGTCATGGTCAACGTCACCGACCGCGCGCCCTTCGGCTACCTCAGACGCTGCGTGGCCGGGGTGCGCGAGCACTTCACGGACACCCTCATCAGCGCCGAGCCCGCGACCCTCAAGGGCCGGCGGTTCGGCAACGTGCTGATCCTGGGAAGCAAGGGCCGACTGGCCAGCGACCTGCTGGTGCGCAAGGCGGCCAGCTCAGCCTTCCCCTATCGGATCGTCCGAGGCGAACACCTGGATCAGCTGGTCGGCTCGGCCGCCCCATTCACCGAGACCGACTCCTCGCCCTCACCGGAGCCGCCGAGTGGTCTCGGCTTCTTCGGCTGA